One Nicotiana tomentosiformis chromosome 4, ASM39032v3, whole genome shotgun sequence genomic window carries:
- the LOC104089884 gene encoding F-box/FBD/LRR-repeat protein At1g13570-like, giving the protein MTQDSKRTSVEGNREDRISALPRDVIDGILELLPVEEAARTSILSKEWRYIWATLPYLVLDKNFCLKLTKKSAFNLIDTIDKILLQHTGDIVKFILDVSMTFLSPYPDIDRWMLYVTRNGVKELTLNMSNNTTYKLPFYIFNCPTLTRLKLFNCVFKPPTSFLGFPNLITLYLSKVTFVLASEFFVIKAPLFTNLTLKYCDGIQHLKIVSSQLLSLIVCESHYLELNCFTNCKKLKRLGLVGKVVDSVKYVERSTLEQLLLRLPSLEVLQLDSYFLELLSANTVPKGLPFTLDCVRKLTLSVDFGKLGQTSCALQLIDCFPNLSNLEIRIRKAITTSNNADAVLKYVDTPVCLDRPLNKLKHAVIRSFMGSKEELLFIKLLFARTPSLVRMNIKQNRAFDSTEERNITTELMRFPRASPKAELFYFPCVS; this is encoded by the exons ATGACCCAAG ATAGTAAAAGAACTTCTGTTGAGGGGAATAGAGAAGATAGAATCAGCGCTCTGCCAAGAGATGTTATAGATGGTATTCTTGAGCTCCTGCCTGTAGAAGAAGCGGCAAGAACTAGTATTTTGTCCAAAGAATGGCGATATATTTGGGCCACGCTTCCATATCTGGTGCTcgataagaatttttgccttaagtTAACAAAAAAGTCTGCTTTCAACTTGATAGACACAATAGATAAGATTCTGTTACAGCATACTGGAGACATAGTGAAGTTTATCCTTGATGTTTCAATGACATTTTTATCTCCTTATCCAGATATTGATAGATGGATGCTCTATGTTACCAGAAATGGCGTCAAGGAGCTAACTCTTAACATGTCAAATAATACTACTTATAAACTGcctttttatatatttaattgtCCAACACTAACACGTTTGAAACTCTTCAACTGTGTCTTCAAACCACCAACCTCTTTTCTAGGCTTTCCCAATCTTATAACACTCTATCTGTCAAAAGTAACCTTTGTGCTAGCCTCAGAGTTTTTTGTTATCAAGGCCCCCCTTTTTACCAATTTGACGTTGAAGTACTGTGATGGCATTCAACACCTGAAAATTGTTTCATCGCAGTTGTTGTCCTTGATTGTTTGTGAGAGTCACTATCTTGAGCTAAATTGCTTTACAAACTGCAAAAAGTTGAAACGGTTAGGACTTGTAGGCAAAGTGGTTGATAGTGTGAAATATGTTGAGAGATCAACTCTGGAACAGCTTCTTCTTCGCTTGCCTTCACTTGAGGTACTTCAATTGGATTCGTATTTCCTTGAG CTTTTGAGTGCAAACACAGTTCCTAAGGGGCTTCCTTTTACACTCGACTGTGTGCGGAAGCTAACGTTAAGTGTAGACTTTGGCAAATTGGGTCAGACTTCTTGTGCTCTACAACTAATTGATTGTTTCCCCAATTTGAGTAACCTTGAGATTCGGATAAGAAAG GCCATTACTACTAGCAACAACGCTGATGCAGTTTTAAAATATGTAGACACACCAGTATGCTTGGACCGACCGTTAAACAAGCTCAAACATGCGGTCATACGTTCGTTTATGGGTTCAAAAGAGGAACTGCTTTTCATAAAGCTATTGTTTGCTCGCACTCCATCTTTGGTAAGGATGAACATTAAGCAAAATAGAGCCTTTGATTCCACAGAAGAAAGAAATATCACGACAGAATTAATGCGTTTTCCGAGAGCATCTCCCAAGGCTGAGCTTTTTTATTTTCCATGTGTGTCTTAA